The following coding sequences lie in one Polynucleobacter sp. HIN7 genomic window:
- a CDS encoding c-type cytochrome: MAVLVGGFISFAHAAEPAKADAPTMTTSAPTPAVIKADAAAGDALYNNGDPKRGIVSCVGCHGPNGNSGVASWPKLAAQHTAYTVKQLKNYKDGTRMNPVMMGMVATLTDQDMLNLAAYLNKQELKLGTAQNKDTIALGQRIYRAGIAEKGIPACSGCHSPNGAGIPAQYPRLSGQWADYSISQLIAFREGTRKNSVQMSTIATKMSDAEMKAVSDYMAGLR; the protein is encoded by the coding sequence ATGGCTGTTTTAGTTGGTGGTTTTATATCGTTCGCTCATGCGGCTGAGCCTGCAAAAGCTGACGCCCCAACAATGACTACTAGTGCACCAACTCCAGCAGTGATCAAGGCAGATGCTGCTGCAGGAGATGCTCTTTATAACAATGGCGACCCTAAGCGTGGAATCGTTTCTTGTGTCGGTTGCCATGGCCCAAATGGAAATAGTGGGGTTGCGTCATGGCCTAAGTTGGCTGCCCAGCACACGGCTTACACAGTAAAGCAACTTAAAAATTACAAAGATGGTACCCGGATGAATCCCGTCATGATGGGAATGGTGGCTACGCTAACCGATCAAGACATGCTCAACTTGGCTGCGTATCTCAATAAACAAGAGCTGAAGTTGGGTACTGCGCAAAACAAAGACACCATTGCATTGGGACAACGGATTTATCGTGCAGGTATTGCTGAGAAAGGTATTCCAGCATGCTCAGGCTGCCATAGTCCGAATGGCGCTGGTATTCCTGCTCAGTACCCTCGTTTAAGTGGTCAATGGGCAGATTACTCGATCTCACAATTGATTGCATTTAGAGAGGGTACGCGCAAGAACAGTGTGCAAATGAGCACGATTGCTACCAAGATGTCTGACGCTGAAATGAAAGCCGTCTCGGATTACATGGCTGGGTTGCGTTAA
- the lysA gene encoding diaminopimelate decarboxylase: MTHSIPSLTGFTEHHGEWFAEGVSLSALANQYGTPLYVYSKHAICTAYRAYDVACIRANGSRRARIHYAVKANSNLAVLDELKQLGAGFDLVSGGELARALHVGADPKSMVFAGVGKSSDEIKFALSVGVKCINVESIPELQRINSIAKSLGLRAPVSLRVNPDVDAQTHPYISTGLKDNKFGIAYFEVLKTYREAALLPHIDIVGIDCHIGSQITSTSPYLDALDKVLDLIDQLKRDGIVIHHLDLGGGLGIDYGSDAPPDITEFTNTLLNRVDERGFGHLDVILEPGRSLVGNAGVLLTQVEYLKTGADKNFCIVNAAMNDLMRPALYDAYHAIVPIKSGIGKAITYDVVGPVCESGDWLGKDRALAVQEGDVLAILSAGAYGFVMASNYNTRGRPAEVMVDGDQAYLVRERESVNSLFANERTIGPS; encoded by the coding sequence ATGACGCATTCCATTCCATCATTAACTGGCTTTACTGAACACCATGGAGAGTGGTTTGCTGAAGGTGTTTCGCTATCTGCTTTAGCGAATCAATATGGCACCCCTCTATATGTTTACAGTAAGCATGCAATTTGTACGGCATACCGCGCCTATGATGTTGCCTGTATCCGTGCAAACGGCAGTCGCCGCGCCAGAATTCATTACGCCGTCAAGGCTAATAGTAATCTCGCTGTTTTAGATGAGCTCAAACAATTAGGTGCTGGATTTGATCTGGTCAGCGGCGGCGAACTCGCTCGAGCCCTTCACGTTGGAGCCGATCCAAAAAGTATGGTTTTTGCTGGAGTCGGCAAATCCTCTGATGAAATTAAATTTGCCCTCTCGGTTGGCGTCAAATGCATCAACGTCGAATCCATCCCTGAACTGCAGCGTATTAATTCCATTGCTAAGAGTTTGGGTCTTCGCGCCCCAGTTTCATTGCGCGTGAACCCTGATGTAGATGCGCAAACCCATCCGTATATTTCCACGGGTCTCAAAGATAATAAATTTGGGATTGCCTATTTTGAGGTTCTAAAAACGTATCGAGAGGCGGCGCTACTGCCCCACATTGATATTGTTGGCATTGATTGCCATATTGGTTCCCAAATTACTAGCACATCGCCATACCTCGATGCTCTTGATAAAGTCCTTGATCTCATCGATCAACTCAAACGTGATGGCATTGTCATTCATCATCTCGATCTTGGTGGTGGCCTTGGGATCGACTACGGCTCGGACGCACCACCCGATATCACCGAGTTCACCAACACCCTACTCAATCGTGTGGATGAGCGTGGCTTTGGGCACTTGGATGTCATTTTGGAACCGGGTCGCTCCTTAGTCGGAAATGCGGGAGTGCTATTAACACAAGTTGAATATCTTAAAACTGGTGCAGATAAAAACTTCTGCATTGTGAACGCCGCCATGAATGATTTAATGCGACCAGCTCTATACGATGCCTATCATGCGATCGTTCCTATCAAAAGTGGAATTGGTAAAGCAATCACTTATGATGTAGTTGGTCCTGTTTGTGAGTCAGGCGACTGGTTAGGCAAGGATCGCGCCCTTGCTGTTCAAGAAGGCGATGTGCTGGCTATTTTGTCAGCCGGTGCCTACGGCTTTGTAATGGCTTCAAACTACAACACCCGGGGACGGCCCGCAGAGGTCATGGTCGACGGCGACCAGGCTTACTTGGTCAGAGAGCGGGAGTCTGTAAATAGCCTCTTTGCGAATGAACGAACGATTGGGCCGAGCTAG
- the cyaY gene encoding iron donor protein CyaY: MQNTPSSQIDKIDDKQFHQLASHLLQSIELSLENADERLDLDLDIARQGGNVINIVFRDRSVVVVNTQPPLHEIWVACKAGGFHYRWAGMMNQPLWLDTKTGNELLADLSRFVSDQAGQTVEINLLD, encoded by the coding sequence ATGCAGAACACCCCTTCATCCCAGATTGACAAAATTGACGATAAGCAATTTCATCAACTGGCTAGCCATCTATTGCAATCGATTGAACTATCGCTGGAAAATGCCGATGAGCGTTTAGATCTCGACCTTGATATTGCTCGTCAAGGGGGCAATGTGATTAATATTGTTTTTCGGGATCGTAGTGTGGTTGTGGTGAATACCCAGCCACCTCTCCATGAAATTTGGGTGGCCTGTAAAGCCGGAGGATTTCATTACCGTTGGGCCGGAATGATGAACCAGCCACTCTGGCTGGATACAAAAACTGGTAATGAGTTGCTTGCCGATTTATCCCGTTTTGTAAGTGACCAGGCTGGGCAGACAGTTGAGATTAATTTACTTGATTAG
- the aroB gene encoding 3-dehydroquinate synthase, giving the protein MKTLNVSLGERSYPIYIGSGLLKKPELFKPWITDKSVFVVTNTTVGPLYSKTLIQTISGDAKSVHEIVLPDGESYKDWVTLQKIFDALLTHGADRKSVLIALGGGVIGDMVGFAAASFMRGIQFVQVPTTLLAQVDSSVGGKTGINHPLGKNMIGAFHQPVAVIADLDTLKSLPPRELSAGLAEVIKHGAIADAQFFNWIEAHRQELLNCDSGAMSHAVERSCEIKSAVVAADEKESGIRAILNFGHTFGHAIESGLGYGEWLHGEAVGCGMVMAADLSSRLGYLKTEEVSRIKKLVMAMGLPDCAPKLGNSRFFDLMRIDKKSEGGEIRYITLERIGKAKIEAVDDAIVEQVLTTNQVN; this is encoded by the coding sequence ATGAAAACTCTGAATGTGTCGCTCGGTGAGCGCAGCTACCCTATTTACATTGGCTCGGGACTTCTCAAAAAGCCGGAACTCTTTAAACCTTGGATTACCGACAAATCGGTATTCGTGGTGACCAACACGACCGTAGGGCCCCTCTATAGTAAGACGTTGATCCAAACCATTTCAGGCGACGCGAAGTCAGTTCATGAAATTGTCCTGCCCGATGGGGAGTCGTATAAAGACTGGGTTACCCTACAGAAAATCTTTGATGCTTTATTAACGCATGGCGCTGATCGAAAATCAGTACTAATTGCTCTCGGTGGTGGCGTGATTGGTGATATGGTGGGGTTTGCAGCGGCTAGCTTTATGCGCGGCATTCAATTTGTTCAAGTACCCACGACTTTATTAGCTCAGGTTGATTCTTCGGTAGGCGGTAAGACTGGGATTAATCACCCGCTTGGTAAAAATATGATTGGCGCCTTTCATCAGCCGGTTGCGGTTATTGCTGACCTTGATACCCTCAAATCACTCCCGCCAAGAGAACTATCAGCTGGCTTGGCGGAGGTCATCAAACACGGCGCAATTGCAGACGCTCAATTTTTTAATTGGATTGAAGCGCACCGTCAAGAACTATTAAATTGCGATAGTGGCGCCATGAGTCATGCGGTCGAGCGTTCTTGCGAAATTAAATCGGCAGTAGTGGCCGCCGACGAGAAGGAATCTGGGATTCGTGCCATCTTAAATTTTGGTCATACTTTTGGCCATGCCATTGAATCTGGCTTAGGCTATGGAGAATGGCTGCATGGTGAGGCCGTGGGATGTGGAATGGTGATGGCGGCTGATTTATCTTCTCGTCTGGGTTATTTAAAAACCGAGGAAGTAAGTCGTATCAAAAAACTCGTTATGGCAATGGGTCTGCCGGATTGCGCACCCAAACTTGGAAACAGCCGTTTCTTTGATTTAATGCGCATCGATAAAAAATCCGAGGGTGGGGAAATTCGCTACATCACCCTTGAGAGAATTGGCAAAGCAAAAATTGAAGCGGTTGATGATGCAATTGTTGAACAGGTCTTAACGACTAATCAAGTAAATTAA
- a CDS encoding shikimate kinase, giving the protein MDIKNSNIFLIGLMGAGKSTVGKLIARKLERRFIDSDHALEERCGVKIPTIFEMEGEAGFRKREAQIIDELTREQSIVLATGGGAVLLPENRKVLAERGTVIYLHANPIELWHRTKGGEGRPLLQHGDSKAILENLYAIRDPLYREIADFIIETGKPSVNQLVSSLLMQLELAP; this is encoded by the coding sequence ATGGACATTAAAAATTCCAATATCTTTCTGATTGGGCTGATGGGGGCTGGCAAATCAACGGTGGGGAAATTAATTGCCCGCAAGCTTGAGCGGCGCTTTATTGACTCTGACCACGCACTTGAGGAGCGCTGCGGGGTCAAAATACCAACTATTTTTGAGATGGAAGGTGAGGCAGGTTTTCGTAAACGCGAGGCACAAATTATTGATGAGCTAACCCGCGAGCAATCGATTGTGCTCGCCACCGGCGGTGGTGCAGTATTACTCCCAGAGAACCGTAAGGTACTAGCTGAACGTGGTACGGTCATTTATCTACATGCCAACCCGATTGAACTTTGGCATCGTACTAAAGGTGGTGAAGGTCGCCCCCTGTTGCAACATGGCGACTCAAAAGCAATCTTAGAAAACTTATATGCCATTCGCGATCCACTGTATCGCGAAATCGCGGACTTTATTATTGAAACTGGTAAACCAAGCGTCAATCAACTCGTAAGCTCTTTACTCATGCAACTTGAATTAGCCCCATGA
- a CDS encoding secretin and TonB N-terminal domain-containing protein, producing MKHVIFRYCWIWLLLGPQNTFAYHAASGNAALNTPISISAKEMPLVDLLHVLGQLGNTHFVLSPSIQGSIDVQLVDVPWQTALSTILASRGLRFIRNQGVYWIAPHQEINAFQKQRRDDSALPFGGEHHGTPRQILIEARIVEADHRFARNLGAKLGLRSQAKNLPEGSDRVQGSFALGSPLGAGGLSGFEPVTAAATLLSKNATRLLDVELSALESDGQGKILSNPRIMTADMVKATIEQGTELPYQTSSSNGGNKIQFRKANLRLEVIPKIHHDGKVSLLVAINKDSVGMKTEQGYAIDTKNLSSEVSVENGGTVILGGIYQTTERDDTVKIPLLGDIPLIGHLFKHQSTLRDKTELLVFLTPTILDKPE from the coding sequence ATGAAGCATGTGATATTTCGATACTGTTGGATTTGGCTTTTACTTGGCCCACAAAACACATTTGCATACCACGCGGCCAGTGGTAATGCTGCACTGAATACTCCAATTAGTATTTCAGCAAAAGAGATGCCACTAGTGGATTTGCTCCATGTATTGGGGCAACTTGGCAATACGCATTTTGTATTAAGTCCTAGTATTCAAGGAAGTATTGATGTTCAGCTTGTCGATGTTCCATGGCAAACTGCGTTATCAACGATCTTGGCAAGCCGAGGCTTGCGGTTCATACGCAATCAGGGGGTCTATTGGATTGCACCGCATCAAGAAATCAACGCTTTCCAAAAACAACGTCGGGATGACTCAGCACTCCCCTTTGGGGGCGAGCATCATGGTACACCCCGGCAAATTTTGATTGAGGCGCGGATTGTTGAAGCTGACCATCGCTTTGCACGTAATCTTGGCGCCAAGCTTGGCTTGCGCTCGCAAGCAAAGAATCTGCCCGAAGGGAGCGATCGGGTTCAGGGTTCTTTTGCACTAGGATCACCACTTGGGGCTGGCGGCCTTAGTGGATTTGAGCCAGTGACTGCCGCGGCGACCCTTCTTAGTAAAAATGCCACACGTCTTCTCGATGTGGAATTAAGTGCTCTTGAGAGCGATGGACAGGGCAAGATATTGTCCAATCCCCGCATCATGACCGCCGATATGGTGAAAGCAACTATTGAACAAGGTACTGAACTACCGTACCAAACCTCCTCTTCAAATGGAGGTAACAAAATTCAATTCCGTAAAGCGAACTTGCGTCTCGAGGTGATTCCCAAGATTCATCATGACGGCAAAGTCTCTTTATTGGTTGCCATTAATAAAGATAGCGTGGGCATGAAGACCGAACAAGGTTACGCCATCGATACCAAGAATCTGAGCTCCGAAGTCAGTGTTGAGAATGGCGGTACCGTCATCTTAGGCGGTATTTATCAAACTACAGAGCGTGATGACACTGTCAAAATCCCGCTTTTAGGTGATATTCCCTTGATTGGGCATCTGTTCAAACATCAATCAACTTTGCGAGATAAAACAGAACTTCTCGTCTTTTTAACGCCTACTATCTTAGATAAACCCGAATAG
- a CDS encoding penicillin-binding protein 1A: protein MANPPSKKPPFQRGSGTRFSEKSGASPLIKALLILMVVLGLLFTMLVAYAFIIAKPNLPNISALVDYNPKEPLRIYTADKVLIGEFGEERRSVVPLNEIPVYLKYAVIAIEDDRFYSHGGVDYWGVLRATLANLRGSLSQGASTITMQVARNFFLSNEKTFSRKLYEVLLAWEIEAQLTKDKILEIYMNQIYLGQRAYGFASASKIYFGKELKDISIAEAAMLAGLPKAPSAYNPVSNYKRAKIRQEYILQRMRDLSYITPADYEKAMAETIKIRGLGKEFDTRADFVAEMARQLLFSQYGDIIYSQGINVYTTVLKADQDAAYAAVRKGIFDYDLRHAYRGPEGFIELPEDPVKRQRTIDDALLDYPALDELQSGVVLEASPKELKVMIATGEQITIKGDALRLASASLSESAQPKRRIRPGAVVRLLNDDGVWKLAQLPQVEAAFVALDPNDGAILALVGGFDFRRNKFNHVTQAFRQPGSAFKPFVYAAALERGLSPSTMVNDAPLSIGALETGSQVWQPKNYDGKFDGMMRLRAALAKSKNLVSVRVIRKIGPSYTQEFIQRFGFEPEKHPPYLTMALGAGSVTPLQMASAYSVFANGGYFVNPYLIDKVTDAKGQTLFEANPVRVGKNAIRVLDERTTFVMDSMLQEITKTGTAARARPALGRNDIAGKTGTTNDSHDAWFAGYNPRVAAVAWIGFDNPRSLGDRETGGGLALPVWINFMSVALRGVPEINRTPPPGVSEYDGDWIIPEFAPLGGVRQIN from the coding sequence ATGGCTAATCCACCGAGCAAAAAACCGCCTTTCCAACGGGGCTCGGGCACTCGTTTTTCTGAGAAGTCAGGTGCCAGCCCACTAATTAAAGCCTTATTGATTTTGATGGTGGTGCTTGGCTTGTTATTTACCATGTTAGTCGCCTACGCATTCATTATTGCGAAGCCAAACTTACCGAACATTTCAGCGCTAGTGGATTACAACCCCAAAGAGCCATTACGGATCTATACCGCCGATAAGGTATTAATAGGTGAGTTTGGAGAGGAACGGCGAAGCGTTGTCCCTCTCAATGAAATCCCTGTCTATTTGAAGTATGCAGTGATCGCGATTGAAGATGATCGTTTCTATAGTCATGGCGGCGTTGATTACTGGGGCGTATTGCGAGCAACTTTAGCCAATTTAAGAGGAAGCCTCTCCCAAGGGGCGTCGACCATCACCATGCAGGTGGCACGTAATTTTTTCTTAAGCAATGAGAAAACCTTCAGTCGCAAGCTTTATGAAGTGCTACTTGCCTGGGAGATCGAGGCCCAATTAACCAAGGACAAGATTCTTGAGATTTACATGAACCAAATTTATTTGGGACAGCGCGCCTATGGATTTGCGAGCGCTTCCAAAATATATTTTGGTAAGGAACTTAAAGACATTAGCATTGCAGAGGCGGCGATGCTAGCAGGCCTCCCAAAGGCACCCTCTGCCTATAACCCGGTTAGTAACTATAAGCGCGCAAAGATTCGTCAAGAATATATTTTGCAGCGCATGCGCGATCTCTCATACATTACGCCAGCCGATTATGAAAAGGCGATGGCTGAGACCATTAAGATTCGAGGCCTAGGAAAAGAATTTGATACTCGCGCTGATTTTGTTGCTGAGATGGCCAGACAACTCCTTTTTTCTCAGTACGGTGACATTATTTATTCGCAAGGTATCAATGTTTACACCACGGTCTTAAAGGCAGACCAAGATGCTGCCTATGCTGCAGTTCGCAAGGGTATTTTTGACTATGATTTGCGACATGCGTATCGCGGCCCAGAGGGTTTTATTGAGTTACCCGAAGACCCTGTAAAGCGCCAGCGAACGATTGATGACGCCTTGCTTGATTACCCGGCGCTTGATGAATTGCAATCCGGGGTTGTATTGGAGGCAAGCCCCAAAGAATTAAAAGTCATGATTGCAACTGGTGAGCAAATCACCATTAAAGGCGATGCATTAAGACTTGCAAGTGCTTCATTATCCGAATCCGCACAGCCTAAGCGACGCATTCGTCCGGGCGCAGTGGTTCGACTGCTCAACGATGACGGGGTTTGGAAGCTGGCTCAATTACCTCAAGTCGAGGCTGCTTTTGTGGCTCTTGACCCTAACGATGGAGCAATCTTGGCCTTGGTTGGTGGATTTGATTTTCGTCGTAATAAATTTAATCACGTAACCCAGGCGTTTCGTCAACCAGGCTCGGCATTTAAACCCTTTGTTTACGCAGCTGCTCTCGAGCGGGGTTTAAGTCCTTCAACCATGGTGAATGACGCACCATTATCGATTGGGGCATTGGAGACTGGCAGTCAAGTGTGGCAACCCAAGAACTACGATGGCAAGTTCGATGGGATGATGCGGTTGCGAGCTGCATTGGCGAAGTCTAAAAATTTAGTATCGGTTCGGGTAATTCGCAAAATAGGCCCTTCGTATACCCAAGAATTTATTCAGCGCTTTGGTTTTGAGCCTGAGAAGCATCCGCCATATCTTACGATGGCCCTTGGCGCAGGTTCAGTCACACCTTTGCAAATGGCGAGTGCTTATAGCGTCTTTGCAAATGGCGGCTATTTCGTGAATCCCTATTTGATTGATAAGGTCACGGATGCAAAAGGTCAAACCTTGTTTGAGGCTAATCCGGTGCGTGTTGGAAAAAATGCGATTCGTGTATTGGATGAGCGAACGACCTTTGTGATGGACAGTATGTTGCAAGAAATTACAAAGACTGGAACCGCAGCGCGTGCCAGGCCTGCTTTAGGTCGTAACGATATCGCTGGAAAAACCGGTACAACGAATGATTCGCACGACGCATGGTTTGCTGGTTATAACCCTCGGGTTGCGGCAGTGGCTTGGATTGGTTTTGATAACCCAAGAAGCCTCGGCGACCGTGAGACGGGTGGCGGCTTAGCATTACCTGTCTGGATTAACTTTATGTCGGTCGCTCTACGAGGCGTCCCCGAGATAAACCGCACCCCTCCACCGGGAGTTTCTGAGTACGACGGCGATTGGATTATTCCTGAGTTCGCTCCCTTGGGCGGCGTTCGCCAAATTAACTAA
- a CDS encoding transposase, translated as MARKARLVIVGQAMHLLVRGHNRQIIFSHDADCRIYLDWLRDAAKEFGCAVHAYALMPNHAHVLATPRFEYSLSKTMQSLGRRYAQYINRQQGTSGTIWEGRFCSSLIDPMYALRVQRYIELNPVRAGLESRAEDCKNTSYQSHIGGKGETWITDHPSFWGLGNTPFERQLAWVAFVREGAPHHEDRAITEHLIRSRPWVSPEFIKQNPKMSLNQWQVKPRGRPKKL; from the coding sequence ATGGCCCGTAAAGCACGCTTGGTTATTGTTGGACAAGCGATGCATCTTTTGGTTCGTGGTCACAATCGTCAAATCATATTTAGCCATGATGCGGATTGCCGAATTTATCTTGACTGGTTACGTGATGCTGCTAAAGAGTTTGGATGTGCCGTTCATGCTTATGCCTTGATGCCAAACCATGCACACGTATTAGCCACCCCCCGTTTTGAATATTCCTTATCAAAAACGATGCAATCCTTGGGTCGCCGCTACGCGCAATACATCAATCGACAACAAGGGACTTCGGGCACGATTTGGGAAGGTCGCTTTTGTTCTTCCCTGATTGATCCAATGTATGCCTTACGAGTCCAGCGCTACATTGAACTTAACCCTGTGCGCGCCGGACTGGAATCTCGTGCTGAGGACTGTAAAAACACTAGCTACCAAAGCCATATTGGGGGCAAGGGTGAGACTTGGATAACCGATCACCCAAGCTTCTGGGGTTTAGGCAACACCCCTTTTGAGAGGCAGCTGGCCTGGGTGGCTTTTGTGAGGGAGGGGGCGCCGCATCATGAGGATCGGGCAATTACTGAGCATTTAATCCGCTCAAGACCCTGGGTAAGTCCTGAATTTATCAAGCAAAATCCTAAGATGAGCCTGAATCAATGGCAGGTCAAGCCGCGTGGAAGACCAAAAAAACTTTAA